The stretch of DNA TTGTCTGCTAACGGACTTCGGGCGCCAACACGCCGCCAACTGCGGCGCTGCCGCTGATATTAATGTCACTCCCAACACCATGTAAAGGAACAGCATGAAATTGTTATCGCGCGTAGCCGCCCTCACCATTGTTGTCGTGGTCCTGCTTATCACGCTGGCCTTGTTTCACCATCCCGTCGCCACCACGAATGTCGAGCTGGCGCAGCAGGCCGGCAAGGACAATCTGATACACGGCATCCTGATCGTACTGCTATCGGTGCTGGCGAGCACCCTGGCGGTATTGAGTGAAAAGCTGAACGAGCGCTCCGGCGCGCTGTATGTCTATCGCCTCGGCTGCGTGCTGCTTGGCGTGGCGATGCTGCTGGATGGGTTTGTCCTGCCGCAGCTGGCAGATGCCATTGCGGTGCTGCACCCGATTGGTGTGATGATCCAGGTATTCAGCAAGGCAGGCTTTATCGCACAAAGCGCAGCCATATTGCTGTGGTCGTGCACCGCGTGGCCGCGCGTGCGCTGGTTCACGGCGATAGGCGCCCTGGCCGGCATCGTGCCGGCGGCATGGATACTATTCGGCGACCTGCTGCTGACACCACGCAGTCTGATCGCGCTATTCGCCCTCTACGCCGCCTGGTATCTGTCGGCGGCGTGGATGCTGTACCGAGTTAAGGCACTCAGCTAACCGCGCACGGCGGCTTCGATCTGGGCAACGTCGATTTTCTTCATCGTCATCATGGACTGGAAGGCGCGTTGCGCCACCGCGCCGCCTTGCATCATGGCGTCGGTCAGCACGCGTGGCGTGATCTGCCACGACAGGCCCCACTTGTCCTTGCACCAGCCGCACGCGCTTTCGGCGCCGCCGTTGCCGACGATCGCGTTCCAGTACCGGTCGGTCTCGGCCTGGTCGTCGGTGGCAATCTGGAATGAGAAGGCTTCGCTGTGCTGGAAGACAGGCCCGCCATTGAGGCCGATGCACGGCGTGCCGCAGACGGTGAATTCAACCGTCAGCACCTGCCCTGCACTGCCGCCGGGGAAATCGGATGGCGCGCGGTGCACGGCGCCCACTACACTATCGGGAAAGGTACGCGCATAGAAGTTTGCGGCTTCTTCCGCGTCCTGGTCGTACCACAGGCAGATCGTATTTTTCGCTACCATCATGTCTCTCCTCTGTTCGCCACCCGGGCAGCCGATGCTGCCGGAGCGACGATTTTACAGAATTAAGCTTGCGGTCAGCGCACCACTCAACCCACCATCAGCTTGACCGATTTCAGGTTGGCGCTGTCCGGACCGGCGTGGATGGTGAAGCTGCCCGGCTCCACCACGCGCTGCATCTCGGTGTTGTAGAACCACAGGTCGGACGGCTTAATGTCGAAACTCAGCGTGCGCTTTTCGCCCGGTTGCAGCGTCACGCGCTTGAACGCCTTCAGTTCCAGCACCGGCCGCGTGACCGAGCTGACGTCGTCGCGGATGTAGATCTGCACCACTTCGTCGCCGGCACGCTTGCCGGTGTTGGTGACGTCGACTTCCACCTTGGTCGAGTCGCTGACGCCGATATTCGCCTTGGTCAGGCGCGGCTCGGAAATCGCAAACGTGGTGTAGCTCAGGCCAAAGCCGAACGGATACAGCGGCTTGGTCGAACCATCGATGTAGCCACGGCGCGCCGACGGCTTGTGGTTATAGAAGATCGGCAGCTGGCCGACGCTACGCGCAATCGACACCGGCAGCTTGCCACCGGGGTTGGCACGGCCGAACAGCAGGTCGGCCGCAGCATAGCCGGTCTCCTGGCCCATGTACCAGCCTTCGATGATAGCGTCGGCCTTTTCCGCCAGCAGGTTGATCGACAGCGGACGGCCGTTCAGCAGGAACACCACGGTCGGTTTGCCCAGCGCGAAAATGGCGCGCGCCAGATCGTTCTGCTGGCCCAGCAGGTCCAGGCTTTCGCGGTCACCCAGGTGATTGTCGGCCCATGCCTCGCGGCTTGTCTGCTCGTTGTCGCCCAGGACCATGACGATGGTGTCGGCCGATTTGGCGGCTTCCACTGCGGCGGCGATCAACTTCGCATTCACTTCCGGCGGCGTGAACTTGATCTCGTCCGCCCCCACACACGGCTTTCGGTAATGCGCACGCCTTCGGAGTACGCCAGCGAGAAGCCCTGTGCCTTGGCTTCCGCCTGCAGGCCATCGTAAATCGATACGATGTGGCGCGGATGGTCGGAATAGCCACCAATCGGCGTGTCCTTGGCGTGGGTGCCGATCAGCAGCAGCTTGCCGACCTTCTTGCCGTCGAGCGGCAGCACACCTTTATCGTTCTTCAGCAGCACCGGCGTGCGCGTCGCAGCGAGGCGCGCCAGCGCAACGGCATCCGGGGCGGCGGTCAGGCCATCGGCCGCCTTGGCGTCCACGTATGGCTGCTCGAACAGGCCGGCCTGGAATTTCAGCGTCAGGATGCGGCGCACGACAACGTCGATCTCCGCTTCCGATACCCGCTTTTCCTTTACCAGCTCGCCCAGCGTTTTGTACGCCAGGCCATCCGGCGTTTCCACGTCCACGCCAGCCTTGATGGCGCGCAGCGCGGCTTCCTTCGGCGTCGCCGCCAGCTTGTGGCGCGTAATCAGTTCATTGATGCCGAAATAATCCGACACTGTGATGCCCTTGAAGCCCCACTCGTCGCGCAGCACCTTATGCAGCAGCCAGTTGTTAGCGTGCGACGGCACGCCGCCGATTTCGTTATACGACGGCATGACGCAGCCGACATTGGTTTCCTTGATGGCCTTCTCGAACGGCGGGAAGAACTCCTCGCGCAGCGTGCGTTCGCTGACTTCCGCCGGGCCGATATTGGTGCCGCTCTCCGGCTGGCCGTGGCCGGTCATGTGCTTCAGCGTGACCAGTACTTTGTCTTTGGCCAGCTTGGGATCGGTGCCGGCGAAGCCGATGATGGCCGCCTTGCCGATTTCGCCGCACACGTACGGATCTTCGCCATAGGTTTCCTCGATGCGTCCCCAGCGCGGTTCGCGCGCCACGTCCACCACCGGGGCCAGCGCCAGGTTGGCGCCGCGTGCGCGCATCTCGCGCGCCGCCACGCTGAAAATCTTCGTGGTCAGGTCGGTATCGAATGACGACGCAATGCCGATCGCCTGCGGGAACGAGGTCGCATCGCGCGCCACGTAACCGTGCAGCGCCTCTTCATGCATGAACAACGGGATGCCGAGGCGGGTCTGCTCGACCGCCCACTTCTGCACCGCATTGGTGTAGGTCGCCGTTTCCAGCGCATTGCGGTTGGCGGTGGCGCCGGTGTCGCCTGCACCGGCGGCCTGGCCCAGCTGGCGGTCCGACGGGCGGCCGATCATGCCCAGGCCATGCGGCCACGCCTTCTGCGCCTTCGCCGCCGAGAACTCGCCCTTGGCGTCCTGGATCTCGGTCTTGGCTTGCCAGGTGCACTGCATCTGCGCGATCTTCTCTTCCAGCGTCATGCGGCCCAGCAGGTCATCGACCCGCTTCTCGACCGGCAGCGCCGCGTCCTTGTACGGCGACGACGCGGCGGCCAGCGCCATCTGCGGCAGCACGGAAAGGCCGGCCATGCCGGTGACGGAAGTCAGGAACTGCCTACGGTTGTTGCTCATGCATTGTCTCCTTTGGTTTTTATAGTTTTACCGCTTACCTGCACGGGTGCTCACATCCACCCAGACCGCCAGCGTCAAAATTGCGCCTTTGACGATCATCTGCCAATACGTATCCACGTCCAGCATCGACATGCCGTTATCCAGCGACGCCATCACCAGCGCGCCAATCAGCGCGCCATGCACGGTGCCGGAGCCGCCGCGCATCGAGGTGCCGCCGATGAAGCAGGCCGCGATCGCATCCAGCTCGCCCGAAGTGCCGGCAGACGGCGAACCGGCCGCCAGGCGCGCCGTGTTGACGATGCCGGCCAGTGCACACATCAAGCCCATGATGCCGAAGATCCAGAGCTTGATCGACTTGACGTTGATACCCGACAGGCGCGTCGCCTCCATGTTGGAGCCGACCGAGTACACGCGGCGGCCGAACACCGTCTGGGTGGTCACGTAGCTGAAGATGCCCAGCAGCGCCAGAAGCAGCAGCACCGGCAGCGGAATGCCTTCGTAGGAATTGAAAGTGATGACGAACGCCGCCAGCACCACGCCCAGAATCGCCAGCTTGGCGGCGTCGCGCCACACCGGCGCCACTTCCAGCGCATGCTTTGCCTTGCTGCTGCGCTGTTGCAGGATCAGGTAGACGGCCACCACGAACAGCAGCACACCCAGTGCGATGCCCAGCGTCGGCGACAGGTAGGCCTGACCGATGTAGACCATGTCGTCGGACACCGGCGCGATGGTGGTGCCGCCGGTCACGCCCAGCACGATGCCGCGATACGCCAGCATGCCGCCCAGGCCGACGATGAAGGATGGGATGCCCAGGTATGCCGTCAGGTAGCCGTTGAACAGGCCAATCAGCAGGCCGACCACCAGCACCGCGGCCAGCGTGGCAGGCAGCGGCAGATGGTGCGTCACATCCAGCACCGCCGCGATGCCGCCCAACAGGCCAAGCAGCGAACCGACCGACAGGTCGATCTCGCCGGCAATGATCACCAGCGACATGCCGCAGGCGACGATGCCGGTAATCGCCATCTGGCGCATCAGGTTGGACAGGTTGCGTGGCGTGAGGAAGCCGCCCTCGGTATGATAGCTGAAGAAGGCCCAGATCAGCGCGACCGCGATGAGCAGGGCCAGCATCTTGTACTGCGTGAACAGCTGTTTCAAATTACTTTTCATTGGTAGTCCTCATCAATGCGCTTGGTCCAGCGCCGCTGCCAGCACGGTTTCCTGGCTCAGATTATCGTTGACGAAATCGCCGCGTAAATGGCCTTCGCCGATCACCAGCACGCGGTCGGATGTGCCCAGCACCTCGGCCAGTTCCGACGACACCATGATGATCGACACGCCCTGCTTGGCCAGGTCGAACATCAGCTGGTAAATCTCGAACTTGGCGCCGACGTCGACGCCACGCGTCGGTTCGTCGAGGATCAGGATCTTCGGCTTGGTGAGCAGCATTTTGGACAGCACGGCCTTCTGCTGGTTGCCGCCCGACAGACCGGTAATCGGCAGGAACGGGCTGGAAGTCTTCAGCTTGACGCTCTTGATCTCCTTGCGGATGGTCGCCAGCTCGGCTTCCTGATCGATGCGGGTGGCGCGCGCGAAGTCACCCAGCACCGCCAGCGTCATGTTGTGACCGACGCCGAGGTCCGGCACGATGCCGTGATGCTTGCGGTCTTCCGGCACCATGGCCAGGCCGTTGCGGATCGCCTTGACCGGCGTGCTGGTGTCCAGCTTCTGGCCATTCAGCCAGACTTCCGCTTCGCTCTGTCCCGGATAGGCACCGAAGATGGCCGACACCAGTTCCGTGCGGCCGGCGCCTACCAGGCCGGCGATGCCGAGAATCTCGCCCTTGCGCAGCTTGAAGGAGATGTTGTCGACGCGCTTGCGTTCCGGGTTATCCGGGTCGTAGCAGGTGACGTTGCGGGCCTCAAAAATGACCTCACCCGGTGTATGTTCGCGCTGCGGATATAGCTGCGTCATCTCGCGGCCCACCATTTGGGCGATGATGCGGTCGATATTCATCTCCGACATCGGCGTGGTGGCGATATGCTGGCCATCGCGGATGGTGACGATGGTGTCGCAGATATCCGCTACTTCATCCAGCTTGTGCGAGATGTACACGCAGGTGACGCCCTTCGCCTTGAGCGAATGGATGATCGTCAGCAGCACCTTGATCTCCGACGCCGTCAGCGACGACGATGGCTCGTCAAGAATCAGCAAGCGCGCATTCTTGTTGAGCGCCTTGGCGATCTCGATCAGCTGCTGGTGGCCGCCACCGTACTGCTTCACCGGCAGCACCACGTTGACGTCATTGATGTTCAGTTCTTTGAGCAGCTCCTCGGCGCGGCGGTTCATGGCCGCATAGTCCATGCGGCCGCCCGGCAGCGTGATCTCGTTACCGAGGAAGATGTTCTCCGCCACCGACAGCTCCGGCACCAGCATCAGTTCCTGATGGATGATGACAATGCCTGCCGCCTCGGTCTCGCGTATGGACTGGGCCCGCAAAGGCTGGCCATCCCATATGATCTCGCCGTCCCAGGTGCCATGCGGGTAAACGGCGGACAGCACTTTCATTAACGTCGACTTGCCGGCGCCGTTCTCGCCGCACAAGCCAGCGCATTCACCGGCCTTGAGCTTGATGTCGATGCCATTCAACGCGCGCACACCACCAAACTCCTTGACGATGCCGCGCATTTCCAGAAGATATTCGGCCATGCTGATTCCTTAGTTTGCGGTCAGCTGGGCCTTGGTGTAGAAGCCGTCGTCGGCCAGCACATTGACATTGGCCTTGGTCAGCGCCACTGGCGCCAGCAGCATCGTGCTGACGTTTTTGAAGCCGTTGTTGTAGGACGAGTTGAAGGCCGGCGCCTCGTTGCGCACCAGCTTCACCGACAGGCGCGCCGCTTCAGTGGCGATCACCTTCAGGGGTTTGTAGACGGTCATGGCCTGGGTACCGGCGATGACGCGCTTGACGGCCGCCAGATCGGCATCCTGACCGGACACCGGCACCTTGCCGGCCAGCTTTTGCGCAGCCAGCGCCTGGATCGCGCCGCCGGCGGTGGCGTCGTTGGACGCGACCACTGCATCGATCTTGTTGCCGTTGGCGGTCAGCGCGTTTTCCACGATGGCCAGCGCTTCGGAGGCGCTCCAGTCCTTGGTCCACTGCTTGCCGACCACCTTGATGTCGCCCTTGTCGATCAGCGGTTGCAGCACTTTCAACTGGCCTTCGCGCAGGATCTTGGCGTTGTTGTCGGTCGGCGCGCCGCCCAGCAGGTAGTAATTGCCTTTTGGCTTGATCGCCACCAGCGTGCTGGCTTGCAGTTCGCCGACCTTCGCGTTGTCGAAGGAGATGTAGGCGTCGATATCGGCGTTGAGGATCAGGCGGTCGTACGACACCACCTTGATCTTGGCCTTCTTCGCTTCGCGCACGGCGTTGTTCAGTACCGTGGCGTTGTAGGGAACGATGACCAGCACGTCCACGCCGCGCGAGATCAGGTTCTCGATCTGCGCGATCTGGCGCTGCTCGCTGGCGTCGGCCGACTGCACGTAGACCTTGGCGCCCAGCTTCTCCGCTTCGGCGGTGAAGTAGTCGCGGTCACGCGCCCAGCGTTCCAGCCGCAGGTCGTCGATGGAAAAACCGATCTTTGGGTTCTTGGCGTCGGCCATGGCCGCGCCGCCGCTCAGCGCCATCATCGCGCCGATAACTGCGCTCAATACAATCTTCTTCATTTTTGTCTCCGTAAATTAGATTCTTTTACCCGTCACTCCGGCGTACGCCGGAATCCATGCCGAGCTTGCATCGCATCTCGCGTTCTATGGACCGCAGCGGCGGACCGTCCGCCTTCGCCGGAATGACGTTGCTGTTAATGGTTGTGCCGCGCCAGCGTTTGTCCCACTCCCCGGTATTCGAGCGCCAGCTCCATGCAGGCGCCGGTTTCCATCTGGCCGACGGTGGCGCGGTACAGCTGCTGCCACGGCGTCTGGCTGGCCGGTACCGGCGGAATGCCTTCGGCCTTGCGCCTGGCCAGTTCCTCGTCGCTGATCAGCATATTGCAGCTGCCTTCGTTCAGGTCCACGCGCACGGTGTCGCCGGTGCGGATGTAGGCCAGGCCGCCGCCTACCGCGCTTTCCGGCGACGCGTTCAGGATCGACGGGCTATCCGAGGTACCGGACTGACGGCCATCGCCCAGCGTCGGCAGCCAGTTGATGCCGCGCTTGATCAGCGCATCCGGCGGTTGCATGTTGACGACTTCCGCCGAACCAGGCCAGCCAATCGGTCCGGCGCCGCGAATCACCAAGATGCAGTTCTCGTCGATATTCAGCGCCGGATCGTTGATGCGGTCGTGGTAATCGCCCGAACCGTCAAACACGATGGCGCGCGATTCGAAGATGTTTTCCTTGCCCGGCGCGCTCAGGTAGCGCTGGCGGAATTCCGGCGAAATCACGCTGGTCTTCATGATGGCGAAATCGAATAGATTGCCCTTCAGGACAAAGAAGCCGGCATCTTCCTTCAGCGGCGCATTAAACGGGTAGATCACTTCGCGGTCGTTGGTCTCGCGGCCGACCAGGTTTTCCGCCATGGTCTTGCCGGTGACGGTGAAGCGGTTGGAGCGCAGCTTGCCCTGCTGTTCCAGTTCCCACATCACGGCCGGCACACCGCCGGCGCGGTGGAAACGCTCGCCGAGGAATTTGCCGGATGGCTGCATGTTCAGCAGCAGCGGCACCTTGTGGCCGTATTCCATCCAGTCGCTGGACTTCAGCTCCACGCCCGCGTGGCGCGCCATGGCGACGATGTGCTGCTGGGCGTTGGTGGAACCGCCGATGGCGGCGTTGACCACGATCGCATCCAGGAAAGCGTCACGGTTCAAGACCTGCGATGGACGGATGTCCTGCTTGGCCATCTCCACAATGCGCTTACCGGTTTCGTAGGCCATCTGGCCACGTTCGCGGTAAGGCGCGGGAATCGCCGAGCAGCCGGTCAGCGACATGCCCAGTGCTTCCGCAATCGCGTTCATGGTCGATGCGGTGCCCATGGTGTTGCAGTGACCTGCCGACGGCGCTGAGGCGGCGGCGATTTCCAGGAACTTCTCGTTGTCGATTTTACCGGCGGCCAGCTGCTTGCGGCCTTTCCAGATCGCCGAGCCGGAGCCCACCAGTTCACCATCCAGCCAGCCGTCCAGCATTGGACCGCCGGACAGCACGATAGCTGGAATGTCGACCGTGGCGGCAGCCATCAGCTGCGACGGCGTGGTCTTGTCGCAGCCGGTGGTCAGCACCACGGCGTCGATCGGATAGCCGTGCAGGATCTCGACCAGGCCCATATACGCCAGGTTGCGGTCAATCGCGGCGGTCGGGCGGCGGCAGTTTTCAAAGATCGGATGCAGCGGGAATTCCATCGCAATGCCGCCCGCATCGCGGATGCCGTCGCGCACGCGCTTGGCCAGTTCCAGGTGAATGCGGTTGCACGGGCTGATGTCGCTGCCCGATTGTGCGATGCCGATGATCGGGCGGCCGGAACGCAGTTCCTCCGGCGTGATCCCGTAGTTCATAAAGCGCTCAAGATACAGCGCGGTCATATCGATGTGGTCCGGATTATCGAACCAGTCCTGCGAGCGGTAGCGACGCGATTGGGTGCTCATAGAGTGCCTATTCTGGAATGTACAAGTGTTGCAGTTGTCCCGGCGAGGCCACGCGGAAGCTGAAGATGCCTCCCGCCAGTGGCTCCCGGCTCAATTCTTCGGCTGACAGGCCCTTGCGGGCGGTGGTCACGAATACGGTGCGCAAATCTTCACCGCCGAAGGTGACCTTGGTGATATTCGAACACGGCATGTTGATGGTGTCCAGCAGTTCGCCGGATGCCGCATAGCGCTCGATGCGTGCGCCGCCAAACAGGCCGACCCACAAGGCGCCGTCGGCGTCGACCGCCGTGCCGTCCGGGTAGCCGCTGCCTTCAATGCGCACGAACACGCGCTTGTTGGACAGGTTGCCCTGCTCGTCCAGGTCAAACGCGTAAATGGTTTTTTCCAGCGTGTCCGTATGGTAGAAGGTACGGCCGTCCGGGCTGACGCACGGACCGTTGGTGATGACGTAGCCGCCATCCTTGTGCTGCACGGCTTCGCCGGCGGCGTGGCGATACAGCGCACCGCTGGGCGCCTCCTCGGCGTTGTCCATGGAGCCAAACCACAGCGCGCCGTGGCGGTCCACATAGCCATCGTTGAGGCGATTGCCCGGCAGGTGTGCTTCCAGCGGCTGCAGCGGCGTCAGTTCGCCGGTCTCGAACGAGAAGCGCTCGATGCGGCCCGGCAGGCCGCAGACGAAATCGCCGCCGTGCATGGGCAATGCAAAGCCCACTTCATCCGGCACCGTCCAGCTCTGGCGACGGCCGCCATCTTCGGCGCAGCGGTGAATCGCGCGCTGCTTGATGTCGACGAAGTACAGTGCCTTGTCTTCCGCGTGCCATACCGGGCCTTCAGCCAGCGTCGCGCCCAGAGGCCAGATGCACTCAGGCTGATAGAGATTCATGCTCCATACCATCCGGCGTCGACGAAGTAATCGCGGCCGGAGCAGCGTCGTGCATTGTTCGAGGACAGGAACAGCGCCATGGCGGCGATGTCTTCCGGTTCCACGCTTTGCGGCAGCACCTGTGCGTCCAGGATCGCCTGGCCGGCTTCCGGCGAGTGCCACAGTGCTTTTTGGCGCTCGGTCAGCACCGAGCCCGGAATGATGGTGTTGACACGAATGCCGTCCTTGCCCAGATCACGCGCCAGGCCACGGGTCAGGCCTTCGATGGCTGCCTTGGCGGTCATGTACAAGGTCAGATCCGACAGCGCCAGGTGCCACGAGATGGAACCGAAGTTCAGGATCACGCCGCCGCCGGCCGCCTTCATGCCCGGCGCCACCGCCTGCGCGCAGAAGAACTGGTGGCGCAGGTTGACGGCCAGGCTGTCGTCCCAGTATTTAGGGGTGACGTCCTGCACCTTATGACGGTTATCATTGGCCGCGTTGTTGATCAGGATTTCAATCGCGCCATGGTCTTTTTCGACCTGCGCGATGACATTGGACAGCGCTCCCAGATCGGTCAGGTCGCAGTGGATGAACTGCGGCGCAAACTTCGCGTCTTTCAGGCTATCCGCCAGTGCTTTCGATGCATCGACGACGATGTCAATGAAAAACACCTGCGCGCCTTGCTTAACGAAGGCATCCACGATACCGGCGCCAATGCCTGTGCCACCGCCAGTGATCAGAACCCGCTTGCCGGCGAGGTCCGGGTAGGTCGCGTAGACCAAAGTTTGCCCCATCTTGTTTCTCCTCCTGAGATATTGTTTTGTTTTAGTTGAGCAGGCCGCGCTGGGCCAGATTGCGATACAGGGCACGCACGCCGAAGGTCCACGGCGCTGCGGTGGTGCTGAGTTGTACGTGATTGACCAGCATGCCCAGCGAAGGGCTGCTGATGCTGACGCGGTCACCCAGCTTGTGGGTGAAGCCGGCGCCCGGCGCGCCACGGTCTTTGATCGGCGAGAACATGGTGCCGAGGAAGAGCATGAAGCCGTCCGGATATTGGTGGTGCGCGCCGCTGGTCTGCGACACCAGGTCGAGCGGATCGCGGCTGATTTCGCGCATGCGGCTCTCGCCGTCCAGTCGGAATTCATCTTCCGCGCCTTCGATCAGCAAGCGCAGTTCCGCATTGCGCACGGTGTCGATGGTGAAGCGTTCGTCGAACAGGCGGATGAACGGACCGACGCCGCACGAGGCGTTGTTGTCCTTGGCCTTACCCAGCAACAGCGCGCTGCGGCCTTCGATGTCGCGCAGGTTGACGTCATTGCCCAGCGTGGCGCCGACGGTTTGCGCGCGGCTGTTCACGGCCAGCACAATCTCCGGCTCCGGGTTGTTCCATTTCGATTCCGGGTGCAGGCCGACGTCGGCGCCGAAACCGACCGCCGACATGGGCTGCGATTTCGAGAACACTTCCGCGTACGGGCCGATGCCCACTTCCATATATTGCGACCAGGCGCCGCGCGCGATGAATTCCTGCTTCAGCTTTTCCGCTTCCGGCGAACCTGGCTTGATAGCGGACAGGTCGGCGCCGATATCTTTCAGCAGCGAAGAACGCAGTTCGTCGGCGCGCGCCGGATTGCCGCCCGCCTGTTCTTCGATCACGCGTTCCAGAAGGCTGACGGCGAAGGTCACGCCGCAGGCCTTGATGGCCTGCACGTCGCACGGCGCCAGCAGGCGCACCGGCGCATCGGTGCCACGCAAGGCGGCTTCGATCAGCGCTTCCACCCGGCCGAGCGACTCGCCTTGCGCAGCGCGCGCGAAAGCGGCGGCATCGTCGTGGTCCAGCAGATCGGAGACGGTCGCCGCTTGCGCGGTGATGTCGAATACTTCGCCCTGGCGCACCACCACCACACTGGGGCCATTGACGTCATTCCGCCACACGCGGCCTACCAGCAGGGCGTCCGACAGGTCGGCGGGGAGATGCGCCGCAACGGGCGCGTGGTTCAGCGTATTTTTCACAGAATATCCTTGTCTCATATGGCTGGTTTCGTGTCACTACCAGGCTGGCCGCTCAGGGCATTTTTGTTGCACCTACCATCTTATTACCCTAAAATGAATAGCGCTAACATTTTATGAGTGTGAAGGAATTATGCGATCAAGTCAACACGCTTTACCCCGTTATTTCAGCGCCATTGTGATGGCTGGCCTGATGCAAACGGCAGCCGCCGGATCGTCTGCACAGACGACGACACCAGCGCCTTCACACTGGGTGGCGAGTTGGGGTGCGGCGCAGCAAATCGCCGAATCGAACAACGAGCTCGCGGCCGAACACTGGCGCGACGCCAGCATGCGCCAGGTGGTCCATCTCACTCTGGGCGGCAAACAAATTCGGGTACGTGTCAGCAATGTATATGGCACCGCACCATTAACACTGGACGCGGCCAGCGTTGCGCTGGCGCAGACGGCCGGCGAGGCAGGCATCCAGCCCCCTACCCTGCGCGCGCTGACCTTCGGTGGCCGCGCCAGTGTCACCATTCCGGCCGGCGCGGAATACTACAGCGACGCCGTCGCCATGGAGATCAGACCGGCCGCCGACCTGGCGATTTCGCTGTACTTTAAAGGCGAACCGGCACGCCAGACCTCCCACAGTGGCGCGCGCGCCACGACTTTCCTCGCCAAAGGCAACCGCGTGATGGACGCTGTGTGGGCCGATGCCGGCAAGGTCACGCGCTGGTATGCGATCAGCGACGTGGAAGTGCAGGCGCCGCGCAGCGTCGGCGCGCTGGTAGCAATCGGTGACTCGATCACCGACGGCTACGGCGTGCCGTCGGATACCAACACCCGCTGGACCGACGTGCTGGCCGCGCGCCTGCGCGACAATAAGGACACACTGGGCGTGGTCAATGCCGGCATTGGCGGCGGGCGCCTGCTGAAGGACGGTCTTGGCCCGAATCTGGTCTCGCGCTTCGACCGCGACGTGATAGCGCGCGCCGGCGTCACCCATGCGCTGGTGATGATCGGCGTGAATGACTTCGGCATCCAG from Duganella dendranthematis encodes:
- a CDS encoding VOC family protein, which produces MVAKNTICLWYDQDAEEAANFYARTFPDSVVGAVHRAPSDFPGGSAGQVLTVEFTVCGTPCIGLNGGPVFQHSEAFSFQIATDDQAETDRYWNAIVGNGGAESACGWCKDKWGLSWQITPRVLTDAMMQGGAVAQRAFQSMMTMKKIDVAQIEAAVRG
- a CDS encoding glycoside hydrolase family 3 C-terminal domain-containing protein, which produces MGADEIKFTPPEVNAKLIAAAVEAAKSADTIVMVLGDNEQTSREAWADNHLGDRESLDLLGQQNDLARAIFALGKPTVVFLLNGRPLSINLLAEKADAIIEGWYMGQETGYAAADLLFGRANPGGKLPVSIARSVGQLPIFYNHKPSARRGYIDGSTKPLYPFGFGLSYTTFAISEPRLTKANIGVSDSTKVEVDVTNTGKRAGDEVVQIYIRDDVSSVTRPVLELKAFKRVTLQPGEKRTLSFDIKPSDLWFYNTEMQRVVEPGSFTIHAGPDSANLKSVKLMVG
- a CDS encoding glycoside hydrolase family 3 protein — protein: MSNNRRQFLTSVTGMAGLSVLPQMALAAASSPYKDAALPVEKRVDDLLGRMTLEEKIAQMQCTWQAKTEIQDAKGEFSAAKAQKAWPHGLGMIGRPSDRQLGQAAGAGDTGATANRNALETATYTNAVQKWAVEQTRLGIPLFMHEEALHGYVARDATSFPQAIGIASSFDTDLTTKIFSVAAREMRARGANLALAPVVDVAREPRWGRIEETYGEDPYVCGEIGKAAIIGFAGTDPKLAKDKVLVTLKHMTGHGQPESGTNIGPAEVSERTLREEFFPPFEKAIKETNVGCVMPSYNEIGGVPSHANNWLLHKVLRDEWGFKGITVSDYFGINELITRHKLAATPKEAALRAIKAGVDVETPDGLAYKTLGELVKEKRVSEAEIDVVVRRILTLKFQAGLFEQPYVDAKAADGLTAAPDAVALARLAATRTPVLLKNDKGVLPLDGKKVGKLLLIGTHAKDTPIGGYSDHPRHIVSIYDGLQAEAKAQGFSLAYSEGVRITESRVWGRTRSSSRRRK
- a CDS encoding sugar ABC transporter permease, producing MKSNLKQLFTQYKMLALLIAVALIWAFFSYHTEGGFLTPRNLSNLMRQMAITGIVACGMSLVIIAGEIDLSVGSLLGLLGGIAAVLDVTHHLPLPATLAAVLVVGLLIGLFNGYLTAYLGIPSFIVGLGGMLAYRGIVLGVTGGTTIAPVSDDMVYIGQAYLSPTLGIALGVLLFVVAVYLILQQRSSKAKHALEVAPVWRDAAKLAILGVVLAAFVITFNSYEGIPLPVLLLLALLGIFSYVTTQTVFGRRVYSVGSNMEATRLSGINVKSIKLWIFGIMGLMCALAGIVNTARLAAGSPSAGTSGELDAIAACFIGGTSMRGGSGTVHGALIGALVMASLDNGMSMLDVDTYWQMIVKGAILTLAVWVDVSTRAGKR
- the xylG gene encoding D-xylose ABC transporter ATP-binding protein, yielding MAEYLLEMRGIVKEFGGVRALNGIDIKLKAGECAGLCGENGAGKSTLMKVLSAVYPHGTWDGEIIWDGQPLRAQSIRETEAAGIVIIHQELMLVPELSVAENIFLGNEITLPGGRMDYAAMNRRAEELLKELNINDVNVVLPVKQYGGGHQQLIEIAKALNKNARLLILDEPSSSLTASEIKVLLTIIHSLKAKGVTCVYISHKLDEVADICDTIVTIRDGQHIATTPMSEMNIDRIIAQMVGREMTQLYPQREHTPGEVIFEARNVTCYDPDNPERKRVDNISFKLRKGEILGIAGLVGAGRTELVSAIFGAYPGQSEAEVWLNGQKLDTSTPVKAIRNGLAMVPEDRKHHGIVPDLGVGHNMTLAVLGDFARATRIDQEAELATIRKEIKSVKLKTSSPFLPITGLSGGNQQKAVLSKMLLTKPKILILDEPTRGVDVGAKFEIYQLMFDLAKQGVSIIMVSSELAEVLGTSDRVLVIGEGHLRGDFVNDNLSQETVLAAALDQAH
- the xylF gene encoding D-xylose ABC transporter substrate-binding protein; protein product: MKKIVLSAVIGAMMALSGGAAMADAKNPKIGFSIDDLRLERWARDRDYFTAEAEKLGAKVYVQSADASEQRQIAQIENLISRGVDVLVIVPYNATVLNNAVREAKKAKIKVVSYDRLILNADIDAYISFDNAKVGELQASTLVAIKPKGNYYLLGGAPTDNNAKILREGQLKVLQPLIDKGDIKVVGKQWTKDWSASEALAIVENALTANGNKIDAVVASNDATAGGAIQALAAQKLAGKVPVSGQDADLAAVKRVIAGTQAMTVYKPLKVIATEAARLSVKLVRNEAPAFNSSYNNGFKNVSTMLLAPVALTKANVNVLADDGFYTKAQLTAN